A portion of the Bdellovibrionales bacterium CG10_big_fil_rev_8_21_14_0_10_45_34 genome contains these proteins:
- a CDS encoding glutaredoxin produces MAPVKSNIRIYSTKTCPYCVKAKTFLSREGFTFEEVDLTDRPDEIEKIKTRTGHRTVPLIFVDEKFVGGYTDMMSQIQSGDLVLQR; encoded by the coding sequence GTGGCTCCAGTGAAATCTAATATTAGAATTTATTCGACCAAAACATGTCCTTATTGCGTGAAGGCGAAAACTTTTCTTTCAAGGGAAGGATTTACTTTTGAGGAAGTGGATCTCACAGATCGCCCCGACGAAATCGAGAAAATTAAGACTCGCACAGGGCATCGGACCGTGCCTTTGATTTTCGTGGATGAGAAATTTGTGGGCGGCTATACGGACATGATGTCTCAGATTCAGTCAGGAGATTTAGTACTACAAAGGTAA